The following proteins are co-located in the Spirosoma montaniterrae genome:
- a CDS encoding AraC family transcriptional regulator, producing the protein MKKPLRKDLEPVAASFIVKELVEPHFDPNWHFHPHYQLFLVEEGTGTRFIGDSIQPFGPGDLVFLGPNLPHLWRSDQPYFDRNSGLITKGIVVYFMSDFLGSEFLNKPEMAPLRQLLAYARQGLEWTGKTRHRAETALQQLREQPVGFTRVLHLLALLDELAHAPDYRFLSSAGYSNSAKPGETDRMQVVHDYVLGHFADEISLETVADLAGMTASAFCRYFKSRANKTFSDFVSEVRIGHACKLLMKGDLSVTQVSYESGFRTLSNFNRQFRHITRQTPSGYRRTYRAM; encoded by the coding sequence ATGAAAAAACCGCTTCGTAAAGACCTGGAGCCGGTGGCGGCTTCATTCATTGTGAAGGAGTTGGTAGAGCCGCACTTCGATCCAAACTGGCATTTTCACCCGCACTACCAGTTGTTTCTGGTTGAAGAAGGCACCGGAACGCGCTTTATCGGCGATTCGATTCAGCCGTTCGGCCCCGGCGATCTGGTATTTCTTGGCCCAAACCTGCCCCACCTCTGGCGCAGCGATCAGCCTTATTTCGACCGTAATAGTGGCCTGATAACCAAGGGTATCGTGGTTTATTTCATGAGCGATTTTTTAGGGAGTGAGTTTCTGAACAAACCTGAAATGGCTCCGCTCCGCCAACTATTGGCATACGCCCGGCAGGGGCTGGAATGGACCGGCAAGACCCGACACCGGGCCGAAACAGCCTTGCAGCAACTCCGGGAACAACCTGTTGGCTTTACGCGGGTACTACACTTACTGGCTCTTCTTGATGAGTTGGCCCATGCTCCTGACTACCGTTTTTTGTCGAGTGCCGGTTATAGCAATTCCGCAAAGCCCGGCGAAACCGACCGAATGCAGGTAGTTCACGATTATGTGCTGGGACACTTCGCCGATGAAATCAGCTTAGAGACCGTTGCCGATCTGGCGGGAATGACAGCGTCGGCTTTTTGCCGGTATTTCAAATCCCGCGCGAATAAAACGTTTTCCGATTTCGTATCAGAGGTGCGGATAGGTCATGCCTGCAAGCTATTGATGAAAGGCGATTTGAGTGTGACGCAGGTGAGCTACGAAAGTGGTTTCCGAACGCTTTCGAATTTCAACCGGCAGTTTCGCCATATAACCCGCCAAACACCATCGGGCTATAGGCGAACCTACCGGGCAATGTAG
- a CDS encoding sugar phosphate isomerase/epimerase family protein: protein MNKLGMNLFVWTMTMDEDLSDTLAFLKTSGFDFVEMPVNNPDDLAKWQRIGQQCTDLGLGVQTCTICGPEHSLISPDETVRRAGIDYLKGVVDCSAASGSRILMGPLFAGFKTFTGRPATAQEWAWSVAGMREVAERAQTQGVTLAIESLNRFEIYLLTCADDVRRYVEAVDHPNCRAAFDTFHANMEEKKIADAIRTLAPYLVHVQISENDRSTPGQGHINFDEVFATLDEVGYTGPIAIEAFGPNPPELAAATHIFRPMFFSPEQLAVEGLRFIKDKIIE from the coding sequence ATGAATAAGCTGGGAATGAATTTGTTTGTCTGGACAATGACAATGGACGAAGACTTGTCTGATACATTGGCGTTTCTAAAAACAAGCGGATTCGACTTTGTAGAAATGCCCGTCAACAATCCCGACGATCTGGCTAAATGGCAGCGCATTGGTCAGCAATGCACTGATTTGGGCTTAGGGGTTCAGACCTGTACTATCTGCGGCCCCGAACACAGCCTGATTAGCCCCGACGAAACCGTGCGCCGGGCCGGAATTGATTACCTGAAGGGCGTAGTCGATTGCTCGGCAGCGTCTGGTTCCAGAATCCTGATGGGGCCACTCTTTGCGGGTTTCAAAACCTTTACTGGTCGCCCGGCTACGGCGCAGGAATGGGCCTGGTCGGTGGCGGGTATGCGTGAGGTGGCCGAACGCGCTCAAACGCAGGGCGTTACGCTGGCTATTGAATCGTTGAACAGGTTCGAGATTTACCTGCTCACCTGTGCCGACGACGTGCGCCGGTACGTTGAAGCCGTAGATCATCCCAATTGCCGGGCCGCGTTCGATACCTTTCATGCTAACATGGAAGAAAAGAAAATAGCCGATGCTATTCGGACACTGGCTCCGTATTTGGTTCATGTGCAGATTTCCGAGAACGACCGCTCCACACCGGGGCAGGGCCATATCAATTTCGATGAGGTATTTGCTACGCTGGATGAGGTGGGCTACACTGGCCCCATCGCCATCGAAGCTTTCGGTCCAAACCCGCCCGAACTCGCAGCCGCCACGCATATTTTCAGGCCCATGTTTTTCTCACCGGAACAGTTAGCAGTGGAGGGGTTGAGGTTTATCAAAGACAAAATAATTGAATGA
- a CDS encoding Gfo/Idh/MocA family protein, which produces MINIAIVGLGFGAEFIPIYQRHPNANMYAICQRNVDKLNRIGDTFGIDKRYSSYDELLEDPAVDAVHINSPIPNHAEQSLKALRAGKHVACTVPMATTVEECAEIVRATRETGKKYMMMETVVYSREFLFVKELYETGQLGKVQFLKASHQQDMDGWPDYWPGLPPMHYATHCVGPVAGLLRLQADYVSCFGSGTIRDELARIHNSPFAVESAHIKFKDSDLSAYVYRSLFDVARQYRESFEVYGDKKSFEWQLIEEEQPVIHTAKKPEPEIPEKVTVPDYAHLLPAEIQRFTTKGVYDADESQHLSFTQGGGHGGSHPHMVHEFLSAIVEDRDPFPNAAQSANWTSVGILAHESALRGGEIMKLPAF; this is translated from the coding sequence ATGATTAACATCGCTATTGTGGGTCTCGGCTTTGGGGCCGAATTTATCCCAATTTATCAGCGGCACCCGAATGCCAACATGTACGCCATTTGCCAGCGCAATGTCGATAAGCTGAACAGGATTGGTGATACGTTTGGCATCGACAAACGCTACAGCAGCTACGACGAACTGCTCGAGGACCCCGCTGTTGACGCTGTACACATCAACTCGCCCATACCGAACCACGCCGAGCAGAGCCTGAAAGCGTTGCGGGCCGGCAAGCACGTAGCCTGCACCGTGCCAATGGCGACGACCGTTGAGGAGTGCGCCGAGATTGTGCGGGCCACCCGCGAGACGGGCAAAAAGTACATGATGATGGAGACGGTGGTCTATAGCCGCGAATTTCTGTTTGTAAAGGAATTGTACGAAACCGGGCAACTTGGTAAAGTGCAGTTTCTGAAGGCCAGCCACCAACAGGACATGGACGGATGGCCCGATTACTGGCCCGGTTTGCCCCCCATGCACTACGCCACGCACTGCGTTGGGCCGGTGGCGGGGCTACTGCGCCTACAGGCTGATTACGTGTCGTGCTTCGGTTCGGGTACGATTCGCGACGAACTGGCCCGGATTCACAACTCGCCGTTTGCGGTCGAGTCGGCGCATATTAAGTTTAAAGACAGCGATTTATCGGCTTACGTGTATCGGTCGCTGTTTGATGTAGCGCGGCAATATCGCGAGAGTTTCGAGGTGTACGGCGACAAAAAATCGTTCGAGTGGCAGTTGATCGAGGAGGAGCAGCCGGTGATTCATACGGCCAAAAAACCAGAACCGGAAATCCCCGAAAAAGTGACTGTACCCGATTACGCGCATTTGCTTCCTGCCGAAATTCAACGCTTTACAACCAAAGGCGTGTATGACGCCGACGAGAGCCAACACCTATCGTTTACCCAGGGGGGCGGGCATGGTGGTTCGCACCCGCACATGGTTCACGAGTTTCTGTCGGCCATTGTGGAAGACCGCGATCCGTTCCCCAACGCGGCCCAATCAGCCAACTGGACCAGCGTCGGTATTCTGGCGCACGAATCGGCCCTGCGCGGTGGGGAGATTATGAAACTACCGGCGTTTTAA
- a CDS encoding PVC-type heme-binding CxxCH protein: MRKLFFYLTAFLLTQCARQQTTQTSQQATRPGNGQPRRTEILFLGDNGHHQPRERVPQLMAALGNRGINITYTDRLEDLNADNLNQYDGLLIYANWDSIPKPQERALLDYVASGHGLIPVHCASYCFRNSAEYVDKVVGGQFWRHKMDTIQTRFTQPNSPITAGLPSFKAYDETYLHSHLQPDNNVLAVRDIKADQASDKPGVAEEPYTWTRTYGKGRIFYTAYGHDERTWSQPGFHALLERGILWAVGDEVKKLYDALNPQPFAYDEAKLPNYEKRPGPQLRQKPLSPEESMKHIQVPVGFVLDLFAHEPNVMHPIALAWDERGRLFALITKDYPNERKPEGTGSDYIVICEDTNADGKADKFTNFAEGLNIPTGMTFANGGLYVAQAPHMLFLQDTNGDDKADVKKIVFTGFGTFDTHAGPSNLRYGFDNWIWGSIGYSGFKGKFGPSSPGADSVKFGQGFFRFKTDGSKLEYITSTSNNTWGLAFNESGDVFGSTANNAHGWYAPIPNRYFSGGPHLRENGSRPTDTHKDMKPITPRVRQVDVFGGFTAAAGHNFYTARAFPKEYWNRVAFVCEPTGHIVHQNVMQKTGTDYEDTEAAGVGFNLMAGADEWFAPVFAETGPDGAVWVVDWYSFIIQHNPTPQGFENGKGNAYETNLRDFTHGRIYRVGYKNAKPYAPISLSKDRPTELLAALKNDNLFWRMTAQRLLIERGQKDVVPQLLDVLKDTSVDEFGNNPAVIHALWTLDGLGELPENQLEMLLKHPASNVRKTAVQVLPRTKQSVDALLRADKLNDTEPLVVLNALLALSESPRDAVVNDALLSRLTKATEMNDRWLPDAFALALSGNGGQLLKAYLKQTAQNVPAQPATAPADHQHHDHVAPKQGSGPNPPAVNQSVIPSVNKPDLVVSVIRTTPESPEVRQGAKVEVYVTNMGDREIPAGTPVPLNLRIEGPAKSTDPAKIDYVSVAHTTGLKPGETVTISKGNNGPWSTEFWVSFERAGQYTITATLDRDNQITEGNERNNTATHTLVYRAPKDMTAYVLERASRSYASVQPVDSVVALLRTVQKLGPAQGAALVKGVTEGWNLKQKATVRDADKPFLASLSSTVSPENKERLTRLYEAWGLASAEPTDPNVQVVRLKTVREEMRFDQKTFAVQAGKPVEIILENPDAMQHNLVIGKPKSMDIIGAAADKLITAKDGAERAYVPSIPQVIVATPLVNPDQTYRLKFTAPAQPGDYPFICTFPGHWRLMNGIMKVSSAPPTVSNVR; the protein is encoded by the coding sequence ATGAGAAAGCTCTTTTTCTACCTTACTGCATTCCTGCTCACGCAATGCGCCCGTCAGCAAACTACGCAGACGAGCCAGCAGGCTACGAGACCTGGCAACGGCCAACCGCGCCGGACAGAAATCCTGTTTCTGGGCGATAACGGCCACCACCAACCCCGCGAACGGGTGCCGCAACTGATGGCCGCGCTGGGCAATCGGGGTATCAACATCACCTATACCGACCGGCTCGAAGACCTGAACGCCGATAACTTAAATCAATATGATGGGCTGTTAATTTATGCCAACTGGGATAGTATCCCGAAGCCTCAGGAACGCGCCCTGCTCGACTATGTGGCGTCGGGGCATGGGCTGATTCCGGTGCATTGCGCGTCGTATTGTTTTCGCAACTCGGCGGAATATGTCGATAAGGTCGTGGGCGGACAGTTCTGGCGACATAAAATGGACACCATTCAAACCCGCTTTACGCAGCCAAATAGCCCGATTACAGCGGGGTTGCCGTCATTCAAAGCATATGATGAAACATATCTGCACAGCCACTTACAGCCCGACAATAACGTGCTGGCCGTGCGCGACATTAAAGCCGATCAGGCGTCTGATAAGCCCGGCGTAGCTGAAGAGCCTTATACCTGGACGCGCACGTATGGCAAAGGCCGCATTTTTTACACCGCTTACGGCCACGACGAACGTACCTGGAGTCAGCCGGGTTTTCACGCCCTGCTCGAACGGGGCATATTGTGGGCCGTTGGCGATGAAGTGAAAAAGCTGTATGATGCGCTGAACCCACAGCCGTTTGCGTATGATGAAGCTAAATTGCCGAACTATGAAAAGCGACCCGGTCCGCAGCTTCGGCAGAAGCCGCTGTCGCCCGAAGAGTCGATGAAGCACATTCAGGTGCCGGTCGGTTTTGTGCTCGATTTATTCGCGCATGAGCCGAACGTGATGCACCCTATCGCGCTGGCGTGGGACGAACGCGGGCGGTTGTTCGCGCTGATTACCAAAGACTACCCGAACGAACGCAAGCCGGAAGGCACCGGCTCCGATTACATTGTTATCTGCGAAGACACCAATGCCGATGGCAAAGCCGACAAGTTCACCAACTTCGCCGAAGGGCTGAACATTCCCACCGGCATGACCTTCGCCAATGGTGGGCTGTATGTGGCGCAGGCTCCGCACATGCTGTTTTTGCAGGATACCAACGGCGACGACAAGGCCGACGTGAAAAAGATTGTTTTTACCGGCTTCGGTACGTTCGACACCCACGCCGGGCCGAGCAACCTGCGTTACGGCTTCGACAACTGGATCTGGGGCAGCATCGGCTATTCAGGTTTTAAAGGCAAGTTCGGACCATCCAGTCCGGGAGCCGACAGCGTGAAATTCGGGCAGGGGTTTTTCCGGTTTAAGACAGACGGCTCGAAACTCGAATACATCACCAGCACCTCGAACAACACCTGGGGGCTGGCCTTCAACGAGTCGGGCGACGTGTTTGGCAGCACGGCCAACAACGCTCACGGCTGGTATGCGCCTATCCCGAACCGCTACTTTTCGGGTGGGCCACACCTGCGCGAGAATGGCAGCCGCCCCACCGACACGCATAAAGACATGAAACCGATTACGCCCCGTGTGCGGCAGGTCGATGTGTTTGGCGGGTTTACGGCGGCAGCGGGGCATAATTTTTACACCGCCCGCGCTTTCCCAAAAGAGTACTGGAACCGGGTGGCGTTTGTCTGCGAACCAACGGGCCACATTGTACACCAGAACGTGATGCAGAAAACAGGCACCGACTATGAAGACACCGAAGCGGCTGGCGTTGGGTTCAACCTGATGGCCGGGGCCGACGAGTGGTTCGCGCCCGTTTTCGCCGAAACCGGCCCCGACGGAGCCGTGTGGGTGGTTGACTGGTATAGTTTTATCATCCAGCATAACCCGACGCCACAGGGATTTGAAAACGGCAAAGGCAACGCCTACGAAACCAACCTGCGCGATTTTACGCACGGGCGCATCTACCGCGTTGGCTACAAAAACGCGAAGCCGTATGCGCCGATTTCGCTGAGCAAAGACCGCCCCACCGAATTGCTGGCCGCGCTGAAAAACGACAATCTGTTCTGGCGCATGACCGCCCAGCGGCTGCTCATCGAGCGCGGCCAGAAAGACGTAGTGCCGCAGTTACTGGACGTGTTAAAAGACACCTCGGTGGATGAATTCGGCAACAACCCGGCAGTTATCCACGCGCTCTGGACGCTTGACGGGTTGGGCGAATTGCCTGAAAATCAACTGGAAATGCTGCTGAAGCATCCGGCGTCGAATGTTCGGAAAACGGCGGTGCAGGTATTGCCCCGCACAAAACAATCGGTTGATGCCCTGTTGCGGGCTGATAAGCTCAACGATACTGAGCCGCTGGTTGTACTGAACGCGTTACTTGCCTTATCAGAATCGCCCCGTGATGCAGTAGTCAACGACGCCCTGTTGAGTCGATTAACTAAAGCTACCGAAATGAACGACCGCTGGTTGCCCGATGCATTTGCGCTGGCGTTGAGCGGGAACGGTGGTCAGTTGCTGAAAGCGTATCTGAAGCAAACGGCACAGAATGTTCCCGCGCAACCGGCTACAGCACCCGCCGACCATCAACACCACGACCATGTAGCTCCCAAACAGGGTAGTGGCCCCAACCCGCCAGCAGTCAATCAATCTGTCATTCCATCAGTTAATAAGCCCGATCTTGTTGTCTCGGTCATTCGCACTACGCCCGAATCGCCCGAGGTGCGGCAGGGCGCGAAAGTCGAGGTTTACGTGACCAACATGGGCGATAGAGAAATACCAGCCGGTACGCCTGTGCCGCTCAATCTGCGTATCGAAGGACCGGCAAAATCGACCGACCCGGCCAAAATTGATTACGTTAGCGTGGCGCATACAACCGGCCTTAAACCCGGCGAAACCGTTACCATCAGCAAGGGAAACAACGGCCCCTGGAGTACTGAATTCTGGGTCAGCTTCGAGCGGGCGGGGCAGTACACCATCACAGCCACACTCGACCGCGACAACCAGATTACCGAAGGCAATGAGCGAAATAACACCGCCACGCATACGCTCGTCTACCGCGCTCCCAAAGACATGACGGCCTATGTGCTTGAGCGCGCCAGCCGCAGTTACGCGTCGGTGCAACCCGTCGATTCGGTCGTTGCGCTGCTTCGCACGGTGCAGAAACTCGGCCCGGCGCAGGGAGCCGCTTTGGTGAAAGGTGTGACGGAAGGTTGGAATCTGAAGCAAAAAGCCACCGTCCGCGATGCCGACAAGCCGTTCTTAGCCAGTTTGAGCAGCACTGTATCGCCCGAAAACAAAGAACGGCTAACGCGCCTGTACGAAGCGTGGGGCCTTGCTTCCGCCGAACCCACCGACCCAAACGTGCAGGTTGTTCGACTGAAAACCGTGCGTGAAGAGATGCGTTTCGATCAGAAAACATTCGCTGTGCAGGCTGGTAAACCAGTTGAAATTATACTGGAAAACCCCGACGCCATGCAGCATAATCTCGTGATCGGCAAACCGAAAAGCATGGACATTATTGGCGCAGCAGCCGACAAACTCATCACGGCCAAAGACGGAGCCGAGCGGGCTTACGTGCCCAGCATCCCGCAGGTGATTGTTGCCACGCCGTTAGTGAATCCTGACCAAACGTATCGGCTGAAATTTACGGCACCCGCGCAACCCGGCGACTATCCGTTTATCTGTACGTTTCCCGGCCATTGGCGGCTCATGAATGGCATAATGAAAGTGAGCAGCGCACCGCCAACCGTGAGTAATGTCAGGTAA
- a CDS encoding sensor histidine kinase, with translation MANRTTALPFIVAALLLTIASAVLLFIDWSPLSGTTLGISPTTRSWALVLLTIASQITLGFLIWRILLQPRSAVIHTEVLHSLVHEFQTPIAAIRMAADILDSPIARNQPERSDKYIRIIREESERLQHQVETMLTLARAERNTLILNNEPVSVYQLLSSVAERHADYLQLCLPATNAHFLADRLHLTNVLHNLLDNAVKYSPTEPIITLRAEETAGGLLIAVRDQGVGIPAQFIGQIFQPFFRVHDRNQPSVKGFGLGLSYVHRIVLAHNWTIDVQSELGKGSEFTIRIPQTALLPEVDKSSVSRSK, from the coding sequence ATGGCTAACCGCACTACTGCATTGCCGTTTATTGTCGCTGCATTGCTGCTGACAATTGCATCCGCCGTGTTGCTTTTTATCGACTGGTCTCCTCTGTCCGGTACTACCCTGGGTATTTCACCAACTACCCGTTCGTGGGCACTGGTATTACTTACCATAGCCTCGCAAATTACCCTGGGTTTTCTCATCTGGCGCATTCTGCTACAGCCACGCTCCGCCGTTATACATACTGAAGTACTGCACTCGTTAGTGCATGAATTTCAGACGCCCATTGCAGCCATACGTATGGCTGCCGACATTCTTGACTCGCCCATTGCCCGTAATCAGCCCGAACGTTCGGATAAATACATTCGCATTATCCGCGAAGAGTCAGAACGCCTGCAACATCAGGTAGAAACCATGCTGACGCTGGCCCGTGCGGAGCGCAATACCCTGATCCTGAACAATGAACCCGTTTCAGTTTATCAATTGCTATCATCCGTAGCCGAACGCCACGCTGATTATTTACAGCTTTGCCTGCCTGCTACCAACGCGCATTTTCTGGCCGACCGGCTGCATTTAACCAATGTACTCCATAACTTGCTGGATAATGCCGTTAAATACAGTCCCACTGAACCCATTATTACCCTACGAGCCGAGGAAACGGCTGGGGGGTTGCTTATTGCCGTTCGTGACCAGGGCGTAGGAATTCCGGCCCAGTTTATCGGTCAGATTTTTCAGCCCTTCTTTCGCGTACATGACCGCAATCAGCCCAGCGTGAAAGGTTTTGGACTGGGGTTAAGTTATGTGCATCGTATCGTGCTGGCTCACAATTGGACCATCGACGTACAAAGTGAACTTGGCAAAGGCAGTGAATTCACTATTCGCATTCCGCAAACGGCCCTTCTCCCCGAAGTCGATAAATCGTCCGTAAGTAGGTCGAAGTAG
- a CDS encoding RNA methyltransferase, translated as MSPRKLALDELNRLSVDEFKTAEKFPYCLILDDVRSLNNVGSVFRTADAFRAEQLYLCGITGQPPHRDITKTALGATESVSWTYAPDILVLTKQLQQSGWLIVAVEQAEGSTSLTDFQPEPNRKYAFVLGNEVTGVRNDVIQQADTVLEIPQFGTKHSLNIAVTAGIICWDYLQKR; from the coding sequence ATGTCTCCCCGTAAACTCGCTCTCGATGAACTGAACCGGCTCTCGGTCGATGAATTTAAAACCGCCGAAAAATTTCCTTACTGCCTGATTTTAGATGATGTTCGCAGCCTCAACAACGTAGGTTCGGTGTTCCGAACAGCCGACGCTTTCCGGGCTGAGCAACTGTATCTATGCGGCATTACTGGTCAGCCACCCCACCGCGACATTACCAAAACCGCTCTCGGCGCTACTGAATCCGTTAGCTGGACATACGCTCCCGATATACTGGTTTTGACCAAACAATTACAACAGAGCGGCTGGCTGATAGTGGCCGTCGAACAGGCGGAAGGCAGCACGTCGCTGACCGACTTCCAGCCGGAACCGAACCGAAAGTACGCGTTTGTATTGGGCAATGAAGTGACTGGTGTACGAAATGACGTAATACAGCAGGCCGATACCGTGCTGGAAATTCCTCAGTTTGGCACGAAACATTCGCTCAATATTGCCGTTACAGCAGGGATTATTTGCTGGGATTACCTCCAAAAAAGATAA
- a CDS encoding type II toxin-antitoxin system RelE/ParE family toxin, with amino-acid sequence MQSPIREVVSYKHYFKEFNDRQTSTVQRKIEYVLDLIRYVQRVPEKFLKHVEGSKGIYEIRVEVSSNIYRIFCFFDEGQLVILMNGFQKKSQKTPKNEIELAERLKEEYFVEKLTEL; translated from the coding sequence ATGCAATCACCGATTCGGGAAGTTGTTAGTTATAAGCACTATTTCAAGGAATTTAATGACCGCCAAACCTCAACCGTACAACGAAAGATTGAGTATGTGCTTGACTTGATTCGCTACGTTCAGCGCGTTCCCGAGAAGTTTTTGAAACACGTAGAAGGGAGCAAAGGTATTTATGAAATACGCGTCGAGGTCAGTAGCAATATCTACCGAATTTTTTGTTTCTTCGATGAAGGCCAGTTAGTTATTCTAATGAATGGCTTCCAAAAGAAATCCCAGAAGACACCAAAGAACGAAATCGAATTGGCCGAGCGTTTAAAAGAGGAGTACTTTGTAGAAAAGTTAACGGAGCTATGA
- a CDS encoding helix-turn-helix domain-containing protein, producing the protein MIIATDHPNVTTFEQHLEEKYGKRGTMARDSYEAEARAFRIAEMLKEERRLAKLTQEELAQKTGTQKSLIARLERGKIELSTAMLNVLFEAGFGKAFQLQK; encoded by the coding sequence ATGATTATCGCAACAGACCACCCCAACGTAACAACGTTTGAGCAGCATTTAGAAGAGAAATACGGTAAGCGGGGAACGATGGCCCGTGATTCGTATGAAGCAGAAGCGCGTGCATTCAGAATTGCCGAGATGCTGAAGGAAGAACGCCGACTGGCTAAACTAACACAGGAAGAACTGGCTCAAAAAACAGGCACTCAGAAAAGCTTGATTGCCCGATTGGAGCGGGGAAAAATTGAACTGTCAACGGCGATGCTGAATGTACTGTTCGAAGCTGGTTTTGGAAAGGCGTTTCAGTTGCAGAAATGA